The segment GTCGGTCGTCCTGCCGGCCGCGGGCGTGCTGCTGTTCTGGTTCTCCGGCATGTTGCACTACCTGCTGATCGCCTTCGAAACGGCGCGGCGGGCGGAAGCGCGCGAGCTGGGCTACGAGGTGCTGGCGCGCGAGGCCGAGCTCAAGGCGCTGCGGGCCCAGATCGATCCGCACTTCCTCTTCAACAGCCTCCAGTCGCTCAGCGCGCTCACCTCGACCGATTCCGCCGGCGCGCGGCGCATGTGCCTGCTGTTGGCCGATTTCTTCCGGAGCAGCGTACGCCTCGGCGCGCGGGACCGGATACTGCTCGAACAGGAAATGGACATGGTCCGGGCGTATCTGGACATCGAAAAGGTGCGTTTCGGTGCGCGTCTGGCCGCCGACGTCGTACTGGAACCTGGATGCGGGGGTTGCGCGATTCCGCCGTTGGTCCTCCAGCCGCTGGTCGAGAACGCTGTGCGCCACGGCATCCACTCCCTGGTCGACGGCGGCGTCGTGGCGGTGACGGCGCGGTGCGATGCGCGGTTCGTATACCTGCGCGTCCGGAATCCGGTCGACACGGAAGCCGCGCCGCGGGCCGGTGCGGGGGTCGGACTCGACAACGTGAAGCGCCGGCTCGCCGCCGCTTTCGGCGGCGGGAGCGAGACCCGCTGGCGGCTCGAGAACGACTTGTTCCTGGTGGATATCCGCATTCCGCGGGAGGACGGGGTTCGGGAGCGAACGGCATGACGGCCCAGCCGCGGCGTATCCGGGCGGTGGTGGTGGACGACGAGGCGCTGTCGCGCGCCCTGATTCTGGAGTACCTCGCCGAGCACCCGGACGTGGAAGTGGTCGGTGAATGCGCCAACGGGTTCGAGGCGGTCCGGGCGGTCACCGAACTCGGGCCCGACCTGCTCTTTCTCGACGTGCAGATGCCGAAGCTGGACGGGTTCGAGGTGCTCGAGCTCGTCGGCGCGGACGTCGACGTGATCTTCGTGACCGCTTACGACACCTACGCGCTGCGGGCCTTCGAGGTACACGCCGTCGACTACCTGCTGAAGCCGTTCGCCGCCGCGCGCTTCGCCGAGGCGCTCGACGAGGCCCGGGCGAGGCTCGCACGCGCGGAGCGGGCGCCGGTCTCCCGGGTGGTGGCCGGCGCGCGGCCGGAAGGCGCCCGCCGCGAACGCATCCTGATCCGCTCGGGCGCGCAGGTGGAGGTCGTTCCGGTAGGACGCATCGACTACATCCTGGCCCGGGACGACTACGTCGGGGTCGTCGTCGGCGGACGGGAACTGCTGAAGCAGCAGACGTTGGCGGACCTGGCGGGTCAACTGGATCCGGAACGCTTCGTGCGTATCCACCGCTCGTGCGTCCTCAACCTCGATCGGCTGGCGCGGCTGGAGGCGGCCACCCGGCAGAGCACCGTCGCCGTGCTGAAGGACGGCACGCAACTGCCTGTCAGCCGGAGCGGCAACGCCAGGCTGAACGAGCTGCTCCGGTAGGTAGGAGTCTGCGCCGTAGAAGCGGCGTAGACCTTCCGCCAAGCCCGGTTGGGCGGCAAGCGCCGCAGGCGATTTTTCTCGGGAGAGTCTCCGTGGGCTGCGATGCTACGGCGCCGTCCAGCCGGCCCGCAGCGCTGTGCGGTCCACTGCCGACCCGCCGAGGTAGACGTCCGCGATGCGTCGCGTGTTCGTGATGTCGTCCAGCGGGTTCGCGTCGAGCACGATGAAGTCGGCGCGGGCGCCGGGTGTCAGGCGGCCCGAGTCGTCGAGTCCCAGGCGGTCCGCCGAGCGGCTGGTCGCGGTTGCGATGGCGTCCATCGGGTTCAACCCGGCCACCACCATCAGCTCCAGCTCCCGGTGCGCCGAGAAGCCGTAGAAGTGATCCTGGACGCCGGAATCCGAGCCGAGGACGAGCTCCGCGCCGGCGGCGTGGAGCTTCGCGAGGCTGCGTTCCATCTGTTCGTACGAGCGTGCGGCCCGCTCCGCCGCGTCCGCGGCGCGGCTCGCGAAGGTGTCGGTCGCGCGCGCGAGCACGGCGGGCGCCACCGTCTCCGTGAGGATCGGCGTTGCGAGCCACGGCGGCGGCGCCGTATGCCGGCCGCGCTCCGAGATGCCGATGTTCGGCATCACGAAGACGTCGTTCTCGACGATGGCCGCCACGAGTGCGTCGTCCATCTCCCGGTCGCGGACCAGGTGGGCGAAGCCGTCGACGCCGGCCGCCACCAGCTCCTCGGCGTCGTCGTGGTAGAAGACGTGGGCGATCACGTCCAGGCCGTGACCATGCGCCTCGTCGATGATCGCCCGGTAGAGGTCCGGCTCGAGCTTCTCGACCGAGCCGCCCCGGTCGTCGACCCAGATCTTGACGAACGCCACGCCCTGGGCCGCGAGCCTCTGTACTTGGCGCCGGCCTTCTTCCTGGCTCGTGACCCCGTAGGCGGAAGGCCGCAGCGCCGCCGCGCCGGGACCGGCGTTGGGCCGCGCCAGCCCGCGTCCCGCGGTGAAGAGGCGGGCGCCGCCGAGCGTCCCTGCCTCCTGATCGCGCCGGATCTCGCTCCACGCGTCGCCGGCGTCGGTGCCGAGCGAGACGATCACTCCGACGCCGTAGTACGCATACCGATTCAGGTGGTCGACGATGTTCTCCCGGGTGTAGTTCGCGGCGTCGTAGGTGAGCCCCCGCTGGAACCCGACGTGGCCGTGCAGGTTGACCAGCGCCGGCATCACGGTCCTGCCGGTCAGGTCGACCACCGTGGCGCCGGGCGGCGACTCGACCTCGTCCTGCGGTCCGACGGCGGCGACGGCGCCGTCGTCGATCACGAGCCGCGCCGCATCGATCGCGGGCGTTCCCGTGCCGTCGACGAGCCGTGCGCCGTCGTAGACGACGGCGGAGCTCGCCGCCGAGGGTTCCGGAGACCCACCCGCGCAACCGGCCGAGGCAACCGTGCACGCAACGGCGGCGAGCAGGGTCAGGCCGACGATTCGGTGGCGCGGCGCTCGACGACCTCGAACCTGAGCCTCGTGCATGACCGATCTCCCCGGTGGCGGATCGTTGCGGTGTGCCGCCACGCTCATGGATAATACCGATTCCCGCGCCTGCTCCGTCCGCGGACGCTTGCAACGATTGGCCTCGACGATTCCATGACGGTTCTCGTGACCGGCGCGGCCGGATACATCGGTAGCGTGGTGGCCGAGCGTCTGCTCGAGCACGGGCACGCGGTGGCAGCGCTCGACGACCTCTCGCAGGGGCATCGCGCGGTCGTGCCCGCGGAGGCCGGGTTTTTCGAGGGCGACCTGCGCGACCGCGCCCGGCTCGCCCAGGTGATGTTGGCCGTGCGACCGGACGCCGTGGCGCACCTGGCGGCGGAGGCGCTGGTCGGCGAGTCGATGACCGAGCCGGCGAAGTTCTTCGAGGTCAACGTCACCGGAGGACTCAACCTGCTGGACGCGATGCGCGCCGCCGGCGTGCGCCGTCTCGTCTTTTCGTCGACCGCGGCGGTCTACGGCGAGCCAGAAGAGATTCCGATCCGCGAGGACGCGCCGCTGCGGCCGGTGAATGCCTATGGCGCCTCGAAGCTGGCGTTCGAGCGGGCGCTGCCGTGGTACGCGTCGGCCTATGGCCTGCGCCACGTTTCTCTCCGTTACTTCAATGCCTGCGGGGCGACGGTGGAGCGGGGCGAGCACCACGTGCCGGAGACCCACCTGATCGCGATCCTGCTGGAGGTCGCGCTCGGCCTGCGCCCCGAGATCCGGCTATTCGGCAGCGACTACGACACGCCGGACGGCACCTGCATCCGCGACTACGTGCACGTCGGCGACATCGCGGACGCGCACCTGCTGGCCCTCGACCGCATCGACCGGATCGAATCGGGAGCTTTCAATCTCGGCAACGGGGCCGGCTTTTCCAACCGGGAGGTGGTGGAGGCGGCGCGCCGCGTCACCGGCCACCCCATTCCCGCGGTCGCAACCGAACGGAGGGCCGGAGATCCGGCGCGGTTGGTGGCGAGCGCCGACCAGGCGCGCGAGGTGCTCGACTGGTCGCCGCGCTACCGGACGCTCGACGAGATGATCGCGACCGCCTGGGCGTGGCGGGAGGATCGGTTGCACCCGTACGCCGGCTGACGCCCCGGCCGTCTACAGCCAGGCGAACTTGATGGCGAAGAGCAGCGCCACCGCGATGAGCGTCGGCGAGCACTCGTGCCGGCGGCCCGCCATCACCTTGATCAGCACGTAGGTCAGGAAGCCGAGCCCGATGCCGTCGGCGATGGAGAACGTCAACGGGATGGCGATGACGGTCATGATCGCGGCCGCGGACTCGGTGACGTCGCTCCAGTCGATGTCCACGAGCGGGCGCGCCATCAGGCACGCCACGTAGAGGATCGCCGCCGCCGTCGCGTAGGGCGGGATCGATCCGGCCAGCGGCGCGAAGAACAGGCAGGCGAGGAACAGCAGGGACACGACGACCGCGGTCAGCCCCGTTCTCCCACCCGCGCTGGCCCCGGCGGCGCTCTCGATGTAGCTCGTCACCGGCGACGTGCCGAGCAGGGCACCCCCCACCGTGCCCGTGGAGTCGGCGATCAGCGCCGGCTGCATGCGCGGAAGCTGTCCGCGGTTGTCCAGAAGCCGGGCCTGGTGCGCAACGCCGATCAGCGTGCCCGTGGTGTCGAACAGATCGACGATCAGGAAGGTGAGAATCACCGCGACCATGCCCGCCTGCAGCGCGCCGGCGATGTCGAGGGCCAGCAGCGTCGGCGTCGGGTCCGGCGGCAGCGAGGCGATGCCCTGCCACTCGGAGACGCCCAGGACGAGGCCAGCGACGGCGACGCCCAGCATGCCGATGAGCGCGGCCCCCGGCACCCGTCGCGCTGCAAGGGCCACGATGGCGCAGAAGCCGAGCAGGGACAGCACCGGCCCCGGCGCCAACAGCTCGCCGGCGGTGACCAGTGTCGCCTCGCTGGCCTGGATGATGCCGGCGTTGCGCAGCGCGATGATGCCCAGGAACAGCCCGATTCCGGCCGCGATGGCCAGCTTCAGGCCCTGCGGGATCGCCTCGATGATCCAGCGTCGCACCGGCAGCACGCTCAGGACGAGGAAGAGCACGCCGGCGACGAAGACCGTGCCGAGCGCCACCTCCCAAGAGTGACCCATGCCGAGCACCACGCCGTAGGCAAAGAACGCGTTGAGCCCCATCCCCGGCGCCAGCGCGATCGGATAGTTGGCGTACAACCCCATGACCAGCGTGCTGAACGCCGCCGCGAGACACGTGGCGACGAACACCGCGTCGAACGGCATGCCCGCGTCCGAGAGGATCTGCGGGTTGACGAAGGCGATGTAGGCCATCGTCAGGAACGTCGTCGCGCCCGCCGTCACCTCCGTCCGCACGTCGGTGCCGCGCTCCGCCAGTCCGAAGAAGCGTTCGAGAGTTGCAGTCATTGGTTCCTCTCGTGGATTCCGATGTTCTCGCGGTGCCACGCGCATCCGCCGTACCCGCCCGCGTCGGCCTCCTGCGCGCCGCGCGGCCGGTTCCGGTTGCTCTGCCGAAGAGTCGCGCGTCCGGACTCACCCGGAGCAGATCGGGGGCGCGTGGTACTCCAGACCCAGCAGTCGGAAGTAGCTGCCACCCAGGGCGATGTTCCGGAAGGCGTCGTCGTCCAGGTGGCGGTGGATGCGGCCCGTGACCTCCAGCTCCTCCCGATAGACGTCCAGGTCCTTGTCGCGCGACGCCAGGAAGTCCGTGCCCGGGAGGATCCGCTCCGAGAACGCGTTCAGGAACGGCACGTACGCCGCCCGACCCTCCGGCGTCGAGAAGTAGGCATCGTCGATCACCCGCCACGCGATGTCCAGCATCAGGTTGGGATGGCGCTCCAGCATCGACGTCATCAGGGCGATGTGGCGATGCGGGTCCATGGTGGTCAGCTCCCGCGACAGCCCCATGTGGACCCATACGATCGCGTTGTCGGGATACTGGCGCAGCACCGCCTCCATCAGCGGAAGGTAGCGGGTCGGCTCGTCGTCGCTTCCGAGATCCGAGTGGATCGCGAGCGGGATGCCGCGCTCGCGCAGCGCTTCCATGAAGCCGGTCCACCCGGCGATGGCTTCCATGGGGACCGGCTCGTGGCCGTTGTCGTACAGCGCCTGCTTGACCAGGTTGACCTCGCCCATCCAGCGGAAGAGGCCCGGGTACTCGGCGTCGAAGAGCTCCATCCCGGCAAGAATCGAGTCGGGATCCGCCAGGTCCGGGAACGTCATGGCGAGCGTCAGGTGCAGGCTGTCCGGCGTCTTCGTGACGACATTGGCGGCGTTGACGAAGTCGTTCTTCAGCGTCGGCGTCACCGGCGTGCCGGGGCAGTCCAGGTAGTAGGTGCAGGAGGACGACGCCGGCAGCATCTGGCCGATGCCGTAGACGTTGGCGAACAGAACCCCGGTAGCCTCGAAGTACCCCAGAATCTCCTCGAACGGGACGGCGGGCCCGCCGAACGGCCGGAAGTGGACGTGGGTGTCGACAACCGCGGTGTGGGGCTGTGCGGACCGGTCGTAGCAGGGCGGGTTCTCAGTCCGAAAGGAGTCGAGCGTCAACTCGGCCGCATTGGCTGGAGCTCCGGGCTGTACAAGTTCACGCGCGCCGGACGCGAGGGTGATGGTTCCCGGCGACGGGCCTGCAATACCGACGCCGACCGAGGCAAGGAGGACAGACGCCACGAGCGGCAGGCAACGCGTGAACTGCCGACGGTTGGTCCGGTCAAGACGCATCGGGCACCCGTGTCCGCTTCACCCACGCAGAATAGCGTGTTTGCGGCCTCGATCGCCATAACGCCGGCGCGCCGGCCCACCATCCCAACCTCTGGGCTGCGCACGACCGCGTAGGTTCACCCATCCGCCAAGCCCGCAGCGAGCATATGACACTTGTCATGTCCTTTCTGTGACGTTTCGCACTAGCGGGGTGATCGGCCTCGTCTGTAGCATCTGCACAACATGCAGGCCGGTCGCACAGACAGTAGAGGCGTGCCGGACGGGCCTGGAGTCGTGACGGATGAACGGCATGGAGGTACAGAAATGGCAATCCACGGGACTGGAAGGGGTCGTTCCTTGCTTGTGGCGGCCGCAGTCGCCGCAGCGGTCGGGTCCGGTTGCGCCACGATGAACAAGGGCTTCGAGCAGAGGGTGTCCGTGGCGTCGGATCCTCCGGGAGCGGCGGTCTCCGTCGACGGCGCACCTGCGGGCGAAACGCCCGTGACGGTTTCTCTGGGAAACCGCTGGTGGGGCCAGGGCGGCCGCGAGGCAGTGATTCGGTTGGAGAAGGATGGTTTCCGCACGTCAGAGATTCGGGTAGAGCCGCAAGTCAGCAGCTGGGTCTGGGGGAACCTCGTGCTGGCGGCGGTCTCGGGAGCCCTTGCGGCTGCGTACTCGAACGATGCCCGTGACTGGTCTCCCGGGAAGGTGGCCGCCGGCACGCTGCTCTGGACTGTCGGTGTCGATCTGGTGGGCGGCGCCGGTTTCCGCCTGCCCGGTGCGGTTCGGCCCACGCTTGCGCCGTCACGGTTCCCGGTTGGCGAAGGAGTTCGCTAGTTGGGAAGCTCGAGTCGCGGTTCGACGACGGCGTCGGCTGGAGGGCACACCAATGCGTGACTACGGAGAGTTGGCGCCTCGGTTCGACCTCGACGACGCGGAAATCAGGTGATGGCCGGTAGCCTCGGCGATGCGGTCGGCGGAGCAATCTTCGCGCTACACCGGCGCCTACTGCCGGCGACGACCCGCGTGGGCCTGATGCCGTACCTGTGGCTGTTCTGGCTGATCGGCTTTTTCCTGAAGTGGTTCTTCGTTCCGCTCGAGCCTGTCGAGTTCACGCTCGCGCTGCTCACCATGCCGGTATTCCTGGTGCTCTACTTCAACGGATACCGGGGCTCCGGCCAACGCATCCTGCTCAGTATCGTGGGTATTCTGCTCATCGCGATCGTGTGGACGCCGGTGAATGTGGGAGCAACGAGCTTCTTCGTCTACGCTGCTGCGTTCGTCGGTCGGGCGGCTCGACCGCCGCGCGCCTACCTCTGGCTCGCGGGCATCGTGCTGCTCGTGGTCGTAGAGTGGCTGGTGTTCGACCTCGTCAACCTCGTTCCGTGGTTCGGTGGTGCACTCTCGCTGCTGGTCGGCTCGGCGGGTATCCACTCTGGTGAGCTCGAACGTCAGGACGCAGTGCTGAAGCTGTCGCAGGCCGAGGTGCGCCGGCTCGCGGTCGTCGCGGAACGGGAACGGATTGCACGCGACCTGCATGATCTTCTCGGTCACACGCTTTCTCTAATCACCATCAAGGCGGAGCTGGCCGCGAAGCTTATGGCACGTGGGGATCACCGCGCCGAGCAGGAGATTCGTGACGTTGAGAACATCTCCCGCGATGCGCTGCGAGAAGTACGTGAGGCGGTGGTCGGATTTCGGCGGGCGGACCTGGACAGCGAACTGGCGAGCGCGAGGCTGGCTTGTGCGGCGCGCGGTATCGAGCTCACGGTAGACAGGCCGAACCTCGATCTATCGTCGCATTGCGGGGAGGTGCTGGCGATGTGCTTGCGCGAGGCGATCACGAACGTCGTTCGCCATTCCGCCGCGCGCCGGTGCCGCGCAAGTCTGGTTCGCGAGGGTCGGTGGATACGCCTTGCTGTCGAGGACGACGGGCGAGGCGGCACGATCCGCGCGGGTGCCGGCTTGGCCGGTCTGCGCGAACGGGTCGAGTGGGCGGGAGGCCGGGTGACGGTAACGGCAGCCCGTGGCGTGACCCTCACGGTTCGCATCCCGGCCGACCCGAAGCATCCGACCGCCGGGCTGCCGACGACGCGGGAGGCAAACGCGTGATCCGGGTGCTGGTAGCTGAAGATCAGGCGATGGTGCTGGGGGCGTTGTCGGCGCTGCTCGACCTCGAGGACGATATCGAGGTCGTTGCCCGGGCACAGGACGGGGCCGAGGCCCTGCGGCTGGCCGAACGACTGCAGCCGGATCTGGTGATCGCAGACATCGAGATGCCGCAGTTGACCGGGATCGAGCTCGCGGCGCGGCTGGTCGAGCGGGGCATGAAGGTGGTCATCGTCACGACCTTCGCCCGCCCCGGTTATCTGCGCCGGGCGTTGGACGCGGGCGTCAGCGGCTACCTGCTCAAGGACGCGCCCGCCGAGGAGCTCGCGCGGACGGTACGCGAGGTGCTGGCCGGCGGTCGAGCCGTCTCACCGGAAGTGGCTGCCGAGGCATGGTTCGAGACCGATCCGCTCACCGACCGCGAGCGTCAGGTGCTGCGCCTGGCTGGCGAGGGCATGTCAGGCGCCGGAATCGCGGCGATCCTTCATTTGTCGGAGGGGACCGTCCGGAACTACCTGTCCGAAGCGATCAGCAAGCTCGGAGCGCGCAACCGCGTTGAAGCCGCTCGCATCGCCCGTCGAAACGGGTGGCTGTGATGGGCCACGGGGCTCCCGTGTGTCGCCTCGCTGCCCTGCGGTGGTCAACTACCCGTCAACTGCGGTAAGGATCGTATTTTCAATAGTTTACATGCACAAAGCGTGCGCTCCGACGGTTACCTGTCAACTACCGGTTGGCAGGACGCCGGCCCAGAACGGGACGTACTTTCGCAGCCTCGGGGAAGCGTTTTCGTCGAACGGCTTGATCGCGCCCGCGGCCACGGCCTCGCGGATGTACCGCGAGACCGTCGCCTTGTTGTTCGTCTTGACGCCGAACCGCTCCCGCAGCGAGGTGTTGGTCAGGAAGTCGCGCGTCACGTACTTCAGGCAGGCGTGCAGGTAGCAGGCCCGAACTCGTTCCCTGCTGTGCATGTCGGTCAGAGGCGTGCGAGCGAACAGGACCACGCGGGTGGAGCCGGGGGGCACCTCGAAGAGCGGAGCAGGGAGCTGGTAACGTTCCACCTGTTCCACGACCTTGTCGATTCCGCCGCCTCGTTCCTCGCAGATGTCGAACCGGCGCATGAGCGACGTGAGCGCCTCGTTCCGCGAAGCCGGTGGGCTGTCGAGGAAGCGCCGAGTGTCCACCAGCGGCTCACCGGGGTTCGTGATCTCGATGCGCCCGTCGAAGATCTCCACCATCGGCCCAGCCCCGGTCACGGAGAAGTCCTGGTGCAGCAGCGCGTTGGCGACCAACTCCCGCACCGCCGGCGCGGGGAATTCCGGTATGGTTCGCCGAAGTGCCTGCCCGATGACCTCGTGCGTGGGCAGCTTGGCGTTGACGTAGTCGATCAGCCCCTCGAAGCCGGAGGCGTAGCCCTTGGTGTGCTCACGCTCTCCCAGGCCCTCGGTGCGTCCCTTGCCGCGGTACTCGATGACGCGTACTGACTTCCGCTTCAACCGCGGAAAGTCGCCGAGATTCCTGGCAAACAGGATGGCGCCCAGGTTCGTGACGTCGAAGCCGCCCGCCTCGCAAGGCGCGACAAGACGATCCCGCTGCAGGGCGTCGAGAATGGCGGCGCGGCCGTCAGGGAGCGGTACGCCGAGAAGGTGGAAATACGCCGGGTAGTCGAGCTGGAGCAGGATCTCCTCGTCCCTGACACGTTGCGCCGCAACGCTGTCCTCGAAGCGCACCTGATCGAAGATGCGCCAGAGCGCCCGTTCCTCGGGAAAGTCCTTGAGCTTCTTCTTGTAGCTTCCGACGCGGATGTACTCGTGGCCCGCGAACCGCACCGGATG is part of the Acidobacteriota bacterium genome and harbors:
- a CDS encoding response regulator transcription factor, whose product is MIRVLVAEDQAMVLGALSALLDLEDDIEVVARAQDGAEALRLAERLQPDLVIADIEMPQLTGIELAARLVERGMKVVIVTTFARPGYLRRALDAGVSGYLLKDAPAEELARTVREVLAGGRAVSPEVAAEAWFETDPLTDRERQVLRLAGEGMSGAGIAAILHLSEGTVRNYLSEAISKLGARNRVEAARIARRNGWL
- a CDS encoding amidohydrolase family protein — translated: MPLREVVERCHRVPVLEQTLGHHATDVSGRAGHENRHGIVEANRCKRPRTEQARESVLSMSVAAHRNDPPPGRSVMHEAQVRGRRAPRHRIVGLTLLAAVACTVASAGCAGGSPEPSAASSAVVYDGARLVDGTGTPAIDAARLVIDDGAVAAVGPQDEVESPPGATVVDLTGRTVMPALVNLHGHVGFQRGLTYDAANYTRENIVDHLNRYAYYGVGVIVSLGTDAGDAWSEIRRDQEAGTLGGARLFTAGRGLARPNAGPGAAALRPSAYGVTSQEEGRRQVQRLAAQGVAFVKIWVDDRGGSVEKLEPDLYRAIIDEAHGHGLDVIAHVFYHDDAEELVAAGVDGFAHLVRDREMDDALVAAIVENDVFVMPNIGISERGRHTAPPPWLATPILTETVAPAVLARATDTFASRAADAAERAARSYEQMERSLAKLHAAGAELVLGSDSGVQDHFYGFSAHRELELMVVAGLNPMDAIATATSRSADRLGLDDSGRLTPGARADFIVLDANPLDDITNTRRIADVYLGGSAVDRTALRAGWTAP
- a CDS encoding NCS2 family permease, whose product is MTATLERFFGLAERGTDVRTEVTAGATTFLTMAYIAFVNPQILSDAGMPFDAVFVATCLAAAFSTLVMGLYANYPIALAPGMGLNAFFAYGVVLGMGHSWEVALGTVFVAGVLFLVLSVLPVRRWIIEAIPQGLKLAIAAGIGLFLGIIALRNAGIIQASEATLVTAGELLAPGPVLSLLGFCAIVALAARRVPGAALIGMLGVAVAGLVLGVSEWQGIASLPPDPTPTLLALDIAGALQAGMVAVILTFLIVDLFDTTGTLIGVAHQARLLDNRGQLPRMQPALIADSTGTVGGALLGTSPVTSYIESAAGASAGGRTGLTAVVVSLLFLACLFFAPLAGSIPPYATAAAILYVACLMARPLVDIDWSDVTESAAAIMTVIAIPLTFSIADGIGLGFLTYVLIKVMAGRRHECSPTLIAVALLFAIKFAWL
- the galE gene encoding UDP-glucose 4-epimerase GalE — protein: MTVLVTGAAGYIGSVVAERLLEHGHAVAALDDLSQGHRAVVPAEAGFFEGDLRDRARLAQVMLAVRPDAVAHLAAEALVGESMTEPAKFFEVNVTGGLNLLDAMRAAGVRRLVFSSTAAVYGEPEEIPIREDAPLRPVNAYGASKLAFERALPWYASAYGLRHVSLRYFNACGATVERGEHHVPETHLIAILLEVALGLRPEIRLFGSDYDTPDGTCIRDYVHVGDIADAHLLALDRIDRIESGAFNLGNGAGFSNREVVEAARRVTGHPIPAVATERRAGDPARLVASADQAREVLDWSPRYRTLDEMIATAWAWREDRLHPYAG
- a CDS encoding sensor histidine kinase, whose translation is MAGSLGDAVGGAIFALHRRLLPATTRVGLMPYLWLFWLIGFFLKWFFVPLEPVEFTLALLTMPVFLVLYFNGYRGSGQRILLSIVGILLIAIVWTPVNVGATSFFVYAAAFVGRAARPPRAYLWLAGIVLLVVVEWLVFDLVNLVPWFGGALSLLVGSAGIHSGELERQDAVLKLSQAEVRRLAVVAERERIARDLHDLLGHTLSLITIKAELAAKLMARGDHRAEQEIRDVENISRDALREVREAVVGFRRADLDSELASARLACAARGIELTVDRPNLDLSSHCGEVLAMCLREAITNVVRHSAARRCRASLVREGRWIRLAVEDDGRGGTIRAGAGLAGLRERVEWAGGRVTVTAARGVTLTVRIPADPKHPTAGLPTTREANA
- a CDS encoding amidohydrolase family protein, giving the protein MRLDRTNRRQFTRCLPLVASVLLASVGVGIAGPSPGTITLASGARELVQPGAPANAAELTLDSFRTENPPCYDRSAQPHTAVVDTHVHFRPFGGPAVPFEEILGYFEATGVLFANVYGIGQMLPASSSCTYYLDCPGTPVTPTLKNDFVNAANVVTKTPDSLHLTLAMTFPDLADPDSILAGMELFDAEYPGLFRWMGEVNLVKQALYDNGHEPVPMEAIAGWTGFMEALRERGIPLAIHSDLGSDDEPTRYLPLMEAVLRQYPDNAIVWVHMGLSRELTTMDPHRHIALMTSMLERHPNLMLDIAWRVIDDAYFSTPEGRAAYVPFLNAFSERILPGTDFLASRDKDLDVYREELEVTGRIHRHLDDDAFRNIALGGSYFRLLGLEYHAPPICSG
- a CDS encoding sensor histidine kinase translates to MHPILASGQRRLLYLASWVLLGLLFAVAWSAAGPGARFPGALAVVVPPSVFYGFVCLSAWYVCRATPLAARSAGRILGTHAGAAVVATALWMFVWEGWLRVLVGSPAFDAGVLDAYRARSVVLPAAGVLLFWFSGMLHYLLIAFETARRAEARELGYEVLAREAELKALRAQIDPHFLFNSLQSLSALTSTDSAGARRMCLLLADFFRSSVRLGARDRILLEQEMDMVRAYLDIEKVRFGARLAADVVLEPGCGGCAIPPLVLQPLVENAVRHGIHSLVDGGVVAVTARCDARFVYLRVRNPVDTEAAPRAGAGVGLDNVKRRLAAAFGGGSETRWRLENDLFLVDIRIPREDGVRERTA
- a CDS encoding transcriptional regulator, translating into MNGQRSSAYLNGLLHELRALPGETEWLEFKQNYGDPQEIGEYLSALANSAALVGKAAAYLVWGVRDSDYAIVGTAFDPTVAKKGNEALESWLLRLLDPKIDFRFLRLDTEAGPVILAEIARAARHPVRFAGHEYIRVGSYKKKLKDFPEERALWRIFDQVRFEDSVAAQRVRDEEILLQLDYPAYFHLLGVPLPDGRAAILDALQRDRLVAPCEAGGFDVTNLGAILFARNLGDFPRLKRKSVRVIEYRGKGRTEGLGEREHTKGYASGFEGLIDYVNAKLPTHEVIGQALRRTIPEFPAPAVRELVANALLHQDFSVTGAGPMVEIFDGRIEITNPGEPLVDTRRFLDSPPASRNEALTSLMRRFDICEERGGGIDKVVEQVERYQLPAPLFEVPPGSTRVVLFARTPLTDMHSRERVRACYLHACLKYVTRDFLTNTSLRERFGVKTNNKATVSRYIREAVAAGAIKPFDENASPRLRKYVPFWAGVLPTGS
- a CDS encoding response regulator transcription factor, producing MRAVVVDDEALSRALILEYLAEHPDVEVVGECANGFEAVRAVTELGPDLLFLDVQMPKLDGFEVLELVGADVDVIFVTAYDTYALRAFEVHAVDYLLKPFAAARFAEALDEARARLARAERAPVSRVVAGARPEGARRERILIRSGAQVEVVPVGRIDYILARDDYVGVVVGGRELLKQQTLADLAGQLDPERFVRIHRSCVLNLDRLARLEAATRQSTVAVLKDGTQLPVSRSGNARLNELLR
- a CDS encoding PEGA domain-containing protein produces the protein MQAGRTDSRGVPDGPGVVTDERHGGTEMAIHGTGRGRSLLVAAAVAAAVGSGCATMNKGFEQRVSVASDPPGAAVSVDGAPAGETPVTVSLGNRWWGQGGREAVIRLEKDGFRTSEIRVEPQVSSWVWGNLVLAAVSGALAAAYSNDARDWSPGKVAAGTLLWTVGVDLVGGAGFRLPGAVRPTLAPSRFPVGEGVR